The following coding sequences are from one Pirellulales bacterium window:
- a CDS encoding purine-nucleoside phosphorylase, with protein MQQLAVQIAAATQFIRSAWPARPTAGIILGTGLGNFTSEMRIEAEIPYETIPHFPRSTAMGHKGQLVCGTVEGVPVVTMEGRFHAYEGYDQSQITLPVRVMRELGISLLIISNASGGLNPHYCPGEIMLIEDHINLMLGQNPLFGVNDDRLGPRFPDMSRPYDPGLIELALEIARRENFVAHRGVYVSLTGPNYETAAEYRLLRLIGGDVVGMSTVPETITAVHAGLRVLALSTVTNVANPNALCQTDGADVVAAASQAGPNLAKIVRGVLKRYSVDTV; from the coding sequence ATGCAGCAGCTTGCCGTACAGATTGCCGCCGCCACGCAGTTTATCCGTTCCGCCTGGCCAGCTCGCCCGACCGCGGGGATCATTTTAGGTACCGGTCTGGGAAATTTTACCAGTGAAATGCGCATTGAGGCGGAAATCCCGTATGAAACCATCCCCCATTTTCCTCGTTCAACGGCAATGGGACACAAAGGGCAACTGGTGTGCGGTACGGTCGAGGGGGTCCCCGTGGTAACGATGGAAGGGCGGTTTCACGCCTACGAAGGGTATGATCAATCACAGATCACCCTTCCCGTGCGGGTCATGCGGGAACTGGGAATATCCCTATTAATTATTAGCAACGCCAGCGGCGGACTGAACCCCCACTATTGTCCGGGCGAGATCATGTTGATCGAGGATCACATCAATCTGATGCTGGGACAAAACCCCCTGTTTGGCGTGAATGATGATCGCCTAGGCCCGCGGTTTCCCGACATGAGTCGGCCTTATGACCCCGGATTAATCGAGCTGGCGTTGGAGATTGCCCGGCGGGAAAACTTTGTCGCGCACCGCGGGGTGTACGTCTCCTTGACGGGACCGAATTATGAGACGGCGGCGGAGTATCGATTACTGCGGCTAATCGGGGGGGATGTGGTGGGAATGTCCACGGTGCCCGAGACGATCACCGCCGTGCATGCAGGGCTGCGGGTGCTGGCGCTATCCACGGTAACCAACGTGGCCAACCCGAACGCACTTTGCCAGACCGATGGCGCGGATGTCGTGGCCGCGGCCAGCCAGGCGGGACCAAACCTGGCCAAGATCGTAAGGGGGGTACTAAAACGATATTCGGTGGATACGGTGTGA
- a CDS encoding DUF1080 domain-containing protein: MRSVALFLCLCLLARGSALVVNAAEPEWKSLFDGKTLKDWKAPDFGAQGEVEVKDGQLLLNFGNGATGATYTADFPKANYEIALSAMRVEGNDFFCGLTFPVQDSPCTLIIGGWGGNLVGLSSINGYDASENDTSSHQELKSQTWYKIRLRVLPERITAWIDDKEVVDKDIRGAKLSIRNEMFLSKPLGLTSWKTTAALKDIRYRLLNAEEQKEAQPK, encoded by the coding sequence ATGCGCTCTGTCGCTTTGTTCCTGTGCCTGTGTCTCCTGGCAAGGGGGTCCGCGCTGGTCGTGAACGCCGCCGAACCGGAATGGAAAAGTCTGTTTGACGGCAAAACACTCAAGGACTGGAAGGCTCCGGATTTTGGCGCTCAGGGCGAAGTGGAGGTCAAAGATGGGCAATTGCTGCTCAATTTTGGCAATGGCGCGACGGGGGCGACGTACACGGCGGATTTTCCCAAGGCCAATTATGAAATCGCCCTTTCCGCCATGCGGGTCGAAGGGAACGACTTTTTTTGCGGACTGACTTTTCCCGTCCAGGATAGCCCTTGCACGCTGATCATCGGCGGTTGGGGGGGAAATTTGGTGGGGCTCTCTAGCATCAACGGCTATGATGCGTCAGAGAATGACACATCCAGCCATCAAGAGCTAAAGTCGCAGACCTGGTATAAAATCCGCCTGCGGGTGTTGCCGGAACGGATCACCGCCTGGATCGATGACAAAGAGGTCGTCGACAAAGATATTCGCGGGGCCAAACTGTCCATCCGCAATGAAATGTTCCTTAGCAAGCCCCTGGGCCTGACCAGTTGGAAAACCACCGCCGCGCTTAAAGATATTCGTTACCGCCTGCTGAACGCGGAAGAGCAAAAAGAGGCACAACCAAAGTAA
- a CDS encoding M20/M25/M40 family metallo-hydrolase, giving the protein MQRILVIIGWLLLWFVCPGENLKFCAQGADPAAPSATRHASHTVAKARTLLRESITTDELRGVIDFLADDALEGRDAGSAGGRAASSYLIQQCQRLKLRPAGTDGRYDQPFDGGMRNVLAVLPGADPEVRDEYVVLGAHYDHVGYGNRKNSNGPIGYIHNGADDNASGVASVLEVVQGLAELPQPPRRSILLAFWDGEEINLLGSKHWLANPTIPLRALKASVNIDMVGRLRDDRVEVYGTRTARGWRKLICQANQAADAELLLDFTWEMKADSDHHPFYAAGIPVVMLHTGLHDDYHRPSDDTDKLNYKGMERVTEHLAEVVWQLANELPISEFRSESREERPAQQAKLERPLPPLPGRLGLSWKENSDFSRGLTIAQVAPKGPAAQAGLTAGGVLHTWNGEPISSTEDFLRQVFTAPREVTVTWTPLPVPTKEPAAKADTPPPPSAVPQTVVITLVGDPVHWGLTWRVDSAEPESLLINRVIPFSPAALAGIQAGDRIYAVNDQAVEGSDWFEKQLDQPELEFTIERAGKFLLKKVTAWP; this is encoded by the coding sequence CCGCGGCTCCCTCCGCGACCCGCCACGCATCGCATACAGTGGCCAAGGCACGCACCCTCTTGCGTGAATCCATTACAACCGATGAGTTGCGCGGCGTGATTGACTTTTTGGCGGATGACGCCCTCGAGGGACGCGACGCCGGATCGGCCGGGGGACGCGCCGCCAGTTCCTATTTGATTCAGCAATGCCAGCGCCTCAAACTGCGGCCCGCGGGAACGGATGGGCGTTACGATCAGCCGTTTGACGGCGGAATGCGGAATGTGCTGGCTGTGCTACCCGGCGCCGACCCCGAGGTGCGCGACGAATATGTGGTATTAGGCGCGCATTATGACCATGTGGGCTATGGAAATCGCAAAAATAGCAACGGCCCCATTGGCTACATTCATAACGGGGCCGATGACAACGCCAGCGGCGTGGCCAGCGTGCTGGAGGTTGTCCAGGGATTGGCGGAACTTCCCCAGCCCCCGCGACGCTCCATCTTGCTAGCCTTTTGGGATGGGGAGGAAATCAATTTGCTGGGGTCAAAACATTGGCTGGCTAATCCGACAATTCCCTTACGCGCCCTCAAAGCCAGCGTCAATATCGACATGGTGGGCCGCCTGCGAGATGACCGGGTCGAAGTTTATGGCACTCGCACCGCCCGTGGTTGGCGCAAATTGATCTGCCAGGCCAATCAAGCCGCCGACGCAGAACTGCTGCTCGACTTTACCTGGGAAATGAAAGCCGACAGCGACCATCACCCCTTTTATGCCGCGGGAATTCCCGTGGTAATGCTGCATACCGGCCTGCATGATGATTACCACCGCCCCAGCGATGACACGGACAAGCTGAATTATAAAGGTATGGAACGCGTCACTGAACACCTGGCCGAGGTCGTATGGCAATTGGCCAATGAGTTGCCAATCAGCGAGTTTCGCTCCGAATCCCGCGAAGAACGCCCCGCGCAGCAGGCTAAACTGGAACGCCCGCTGCCACCGCTCCCGGGTCGACTGGGCCTTAGCTGGAAGGAAAATAGTGATTTTTCCCGGGGTTTAACAATCGCCCAGGTCGCTCCCAAGGGACCCGCCGCGCAGGCGGGTCTGACCGCGGGAGGAGTGCTGCACACCTGGAACGGCGAGCCGATCAGCTCGACTGAGGATTTTTTGCGGCAGGTTTTTACCGCGCCGCGTGAGGTGACCGTGACGTGGACGCCCTTACCCGTACCGACTAAGGAACCTGCGGCAAAGGCGGATACCCCTCCCCCCCCCTCCGCCGTGCCCCAAACAGTTGTAATCACCCTGGTCGGCGATCCCGTTCACTGGGGACTGACTTGGCGCGTGGATAGCGCGGAACCGGAAAGCTTATTGATCAACCGGGTCATTCCTTTTTCGCCCGCGGCGCTGGCGGGGATCCAGGCCGGAGATCGAATTTACGCCGTAAATGACCAGGCCGTGGAGGGCTCGGACTGGTTTGAAAAGCAACTCGACCAGCCGGAATTAGAGTTTACAATCGAGCGCGCGGGAAAATTCCTGCTGAAAAAAGTTACCGCTTGGCCGTAA
- a CDS encoding redoxin family protein, protein MPACIPRGFWPCLVLICGCLFSAVPGWAQETAIEFPKLWLNTSPLTMEGLKGKVVVLYFYEEDCPKCKGAWPNRLQQADKYRDKPVLFVAVNSGNAPAAVAGYLKEVGVKWPAIVDLDRSYEKSLLNSEISLQNIYQCRVITPNGGVIPADPNNLTAVVDGLVGEAKWKIDPAGIAAELKPLWLSLEVGNMPEAVARFNLARKQAKKEADKSALKPLGEIILNDFNQQFTAAKEDYQAGNKWPAYKALMGLGRDFQGLDEAQAAVTMANKMKKEKEIQKELSAQKKFEEYMKQLNAPSQASNSRGLKGMEALARDFADTEAGQEAQKGLDKLKMGGM, encoded by the coding sequence ATGCCAGCTTGCATTCCCAGGGGTTTTTGGCCCTGCTTGGTACTGATTTGCGGTTGTTTGTTTTCGGCAGTCCCCGGCTGGGCCCAGGAGACGGCAATTGAATTCCCCAAGTTGTGGCTCAACACCAGTCCCTTGACGATGGAAGGTCTAAAGGGGAAAGTCGTGGTTTTGTATTTTTATGAAGAAGATTGCCCCAAATGCAAAGGAGCCTGGCCCAATCGGCTGCAACAGGCAGACAAGTATCGTGATAAGCCGGTCTTGTTTGTGGCGGTCAATTCCGGCAACGCGCCAGCGGCGGTGGCCGGATATTTAAAGGAAGTCGGCGTCAAGTGGCCGGCCATTGTTGATCTGGATCGCAGTTATGAAAAGTCGCTGCTAAATTCTGAAATCAGTTTGCAAAATATCTACCAGTGTCGGGTGATTACTCCGAATGGCGGGGTCATTCCCGCCGACCCTAACAATTTGACCGCGGTTGTGGATGGCCTGGTGGGCGAGGCTAAATGGAAAATCGATCCCGCCGGGATTGCCGCCGAACTAAAACCCCTCTGGCTGAGCCTGGAAGTTGGCAATATGCCCGAGGCGGTCGCCCGATTTAATCTAGCCCGCAAGCAGGCAAAAAAAGAAGCTGACAAATCGGCCCTTAAACCGCTGGGGGAGATCATCTTGAATGACTTTAATCAGCAGTTTACCGCGGCAAAGGAGGATTATCAGGCCGGAAATAAATGGCCCGCTTACAAGGCTTTGATGGGATTGGGACGCGACTTTCAAGGTTTGGATGAAGCCCAAGCGGCGGTCACGATGGCTAATAAGATGAAAAAGGAGAAAGAAATTCAAAAAGAATTGAGTGCCCAGAAAAAATTCGAGGAATATATGAAGCAACTCAACGCACCCAGCCAAGCGTCCAATTCCCGGGGACTCAAGGGGATGGAGGCGCTCGCCCGTGACTTTGCCGATACCGAGGCTGGCCAAGAGGCCCAAAAAGGATTGGATAAGCTGAAGATGGGGGGCATGTAA
- a CDS encoding DUF971 domain-containing protein encodes MNNIPPPPAPTPPSDIQVLRAERQMRIIWDQAACREYAFYDLRIACQCAACVDEHTGRRILNPALVDPQITIQDAQLVGNYALRITWSDGHNTGLYTWDFLRKL; translated from the coding sequence ATGAATAACATACCCCCACCCCCCGCTCCAACACCCCCGTCGGATATCCAGGTTTTGCGCGCGGAACGGCAAATGCGGATTATCTGGGATCAAGCCGCCTGCCGCGAGTATGCCTTTTATGACTTGCGGATTGCCTGCCAATGCGCCGCCTGCGTGGATGAACATACGGGACGGCGGATATTAAATCCCGCTCTGGTTGATCCGCAAATCACAATCCAGGACGCCCAACTCGTGGGCAACTACGCCTTGCGCATCACGTGGTCCGACGGCCACAACACTGGGCTTTATACCTGGGACTTTTTGCGCAAACTGTAG
- a CDS encoding DUF4105 domain-containing protein: MGRGIVLWLCYFLTVCGCKALVPSNERAWVPALSQLATADFQGDLVTVHNIRNARFTQPDESRIELEYYDATFDLRKLDTVDLIVVPFADLPDLAHVMVSFGFGGERYVCISAEVRIEATETYDPLKALFNQYELQYVVGDERDLINLRTTARLVDVYLYPTKATPAQARKMFENMLRRANQLADEPEFYNTLTNNCTTNIVRHVNELRPNLIRYGTETLLPAHSPRLAYDLGLIDNRRPFAEVQASARINELAYRHRHDEDFSQKIRRR, encoded by the coding sequence ATGGGTCGTGGAATAGTGCTGTGGTTGTGCTATTTCTTAACTGTCTGCGGTTGCAAAGCCCTGGTTCCCAGCAATGAGCGCGCCTGGGTCCCCGCGTTGTCGCAACTGGCCACGGCCGATTTTCAAGGGGACTTGGTCACGGTTCATAATATTCGCAACGCTCGGTTCACGCAGCCGGATGAAAGCCGGATTGAGCTGGAGTATTATGATGCGACGTTTGACCTGCGCAAACTGGATACGGTGGATCTGATCGTGGTGCCCTTCGCCGACCTGCCGGACCTGGCCCATGTGATGGTCAGTTTTGGCTTTGGCGGTGAGCGGTATGTCTGTATTTCGGCGGAAGTGCGGATCGAGGCGACCGAGACCTATGATCCGCTGAAAGCGCTCTTTAACCAGTATGAACTGCAATACGTGGTGGGGGACGAGCGCGATCTGATCAATTTGCGGACGACGGCGCGGCTGGTGGATGTGTATTTGTATCCGACCAAAGCCACTCCCGCACAAGCCCGCAAAATGTTTGAAAATATGCTGCGGCGAGCGAATCAACTGGCCGATGAGCCGGAATTTTATAACACGTTGACCAATAACTGCACCACCAATATTGTCCGACATGTCAATGAGTTGCGCCCGAACCTCATTCGCTATGGGACCGAAACGCTGTTGCCCGCGCATTCGCCGCGACTGGCCTATGATTTGGGCCTGATTGACAATCGTCGTCCCTTTGCCGAAGTCCAGGCTTCCGCCCGGATCAATGAATTGGCGTATCGGCACCGGCATGATGAGGATTTTTCGCAAAAAATTCGCCGACGGTAG